One window from the genome of Bacteroidales bacterium encodes:
- a CDS encoding type I phosphomannose isomerase catalytic subunit: MNSLYPLKFKTIFKDKIWGGDKIKTILGKDFSPLPNCGEAWEISAIQGDLSLVKNGFLEGNNLEELVEIYMGDLVGDKIYEQFGIEFPLLIKFIDAKEMLSVQVHPDDETARKNHNSYGKTEMWYVLNADKNSQIINGFNKEVNKEIFLEHLKNNKLKNILNFENAEKDDVFFNPAGRIHAIGAGICLAEIQQTSDITYRIYDWDRVDKKGKSRELHLNFALDVMDYKHYNNYKTYYQTELNKSSNIIECPYFTTNVIHLTKEISLDYNFIDSFVIYICVEGKMKLEYGKNAIDLIKGETVLVPAVLKNIILKPETESKLLEVYIF; the protein is encoded by the coding sequence CTATTCTGGGAAAAGATTTCTCACCGTTGCCAAATTGCGGCGAAGCATGGGAAATATCAGCAATTCAGGGCGACTTGTCGTTGGTAAAAAACGGTTTCCTTGAAGGAAATAATCTTGAGGAACTCGTTGAAATATACATGGGCGATTTGGTTGGTGATAAAATATATGAACAGTTTGGAATAGAATTTCCTTTATTGATAAAATTTATTGATGCTAAGGAAATGCTTTCTGTTCAGGTGCATCCCGATGATGAAACAGCAAGAAAAAATCATAATAGTTATGGAAAAACTGAAATGTGGTATGTTCTGAATGCAGACAAAAATTCACAAATTATAAATGGCTTCAACAAAGAAGTGAACAAAGAAATATTTCTGGAACATCTGAAAAATAATAAACTGAAAAATATTCTGAACTTTGAAAACGCCGAAAAAGATGATGTATTTTTCAATCCGGCAGGTAGAATTCATGCAATAGGTGCGGGAATTTGTCTCGCTGAAATTCAGCAGACATCTGATATAACATACCGCATTTACGATTGGGACAGAGTTGATAAAAAAGGGAAATCACGCGAATTACATCTCAACTTTGCACTTGATGTTATGGATTACAAACATTACAATAATTATAAAACATATTATCAAACGGAATTAAATAAATCGTCAAACATTATTGAATGTCCTTATTTTACAACAAACGTAATTCATCTTACAAAAGAAATTTCATTGGATTATAATTTTATAGATTCTTTTGTAATTTATATTTGTGTTGAAGGAAAAATGAAACTTGAGTACGGAAAAAACGCAATTGATTTGATTAAAGGAGAAACCGTTTTGGTTCCGGCAGTTTTAAAAAATATAATACTGAAGCCCGAAACAGAATCGAAATTACTGGAAGT